TCGCTAACATTCTTTCTTTGCCCTGTAGGCGTCTAAATACTTTAAACAAATGTGCAGTGATGAAGCTGGAAATTAGTCCACATCGGAAGAGAGTgagtatataaaatgtataataggATGGGAGGAAAGTGGCAGACCAAAAATTGGATTGTGTTTTGTAGGAGGTTTTGTCTCTCAAACTCTTAATTACTTCCTTATTCCAAAAATCTACTTTTTAATGTACATAATCCAGTCAGGTTTACCCAAGATCCAGTAGCCTTATGTAACTGAAACCAGTCCTTGCAGCTAGCCAGTAAATTGAGGTTTccccactgttttgttttgtttttaatgagataaAATTGACACATGATACTACTAGCTtcgggtgtacaacatagtgattcagtatttatatatattacaatgTGATCTAGTTACCATCCATCACCGCACAGTTATAACATTTTATTGTTGTCGTGAGACTTTTTAAGgtctctcttagcaaatttcaaatatacagtatagtattatcaactatagtcaccatgctgtacatcacATCcccaaaacttatttattttgtaactgaaggtttgtaccttttgacccctgcctctggcaaccactaatctgttctctgtgtctatgagggttttttttttttttccaactgtttTTGACAGGAACAAATCATCTGTTATTTTGTGTTGTTCATTCAGTGCCTACTACAGATTAAAGGAAGGAGGCTTAGGAAATCCCAGTGAATCCTCCATTGTGCCCTTCAGGACTTAAAGCTAAAGTTCTTTGGAAAAACTCTTTCTTCCCACATGTAACAGTAACTGTGTTTCGGGGCTGCAGGGATGGAAGAGGAGGCTGGCTTGTGGGGTACTGAAGGATAATGGGAGCCTGGAGGGTGGGAAAGAGTTGGGGGAGAcggaggggaagggcaggagatCCCACACATTCTAGGCAAATGGTGGTGCATAACTTTGTGTATGAAATGTGAGGTCCTTTTATGAGCTCTTAAGAGAAGAGGTGGGTGTAGTCCTGGGAGTGAGTGTCACAAATTAGAGTAAACAGGCATCAGGTTGGTCAAAGAACTTAAGTCTCTGACTGTTCAGAGTACAAGTTTTAATTATCCTAGAGTCCCTCACTTGCAACAAGCTGCCTTCTTGGGGGAGTTCAACCTTTTAAACAAATGAACTGGAACCTTAGCACCCACTGAGCTGTGAAGAGGAGTCTGTCAGTCAGCGTGGGATGCTCTCTACTCATTGTCCTTTGAAACGTGGGTCATGTGACATTCTCCACACCGGTGGGAAAGACCTGCACCCTTCTGAATGGTGCCTTTTGATACCCCGCCTAGAGGGCTCAAATGCAATAGTCTGTCACGCAACATAACCCAGAGTCCCACCCATAAATCAGGCAGAGTCAGCAACGATGTTACTTCATGTTTTCGAATGTTCCATGCTGTCAGGACTGGGTATTTGTGAAGCCTTGTTAAATTGCCTGGAGCATGTCTGAGGTTGAAACTTCACAGGACACGTGTGGCGTTAGCTCCCCACCCCGTGTCTGGTCAGGGAGGGAACAAAAAAGACCAGGTAAGAAGCTGAAAAGTGTCAGACTGAAAAATTGTGGGGGCTTATCCCCTTGCTTGGTGTCTTCACTGGTCTGTTAGGAGATGTTGTACACTCTTAGGGTGGCTACAGATTCTGGTTATCATTCTTCTTAAGGGTTTgaaacctatctttttttttaattgcaaaagagACTATAAACACATGCTATCAACAGACCACAGAATTGGAGGCAGACCAGAGGGAGTCCTACCCATTGCTGACTCCAGTTCCAAATATTTTGCATGCCTGGAATTTTCACAGATCTCAAGAGGTTTCCTCTGTGAGCCATTAAAGAACAGCCTATAGATCTAGCAGTTTCTACAAAATAACTCTTACTTAGCCTGAAACACCCGGGCAGGCTTTTTCCTGAGGTACATCtttgtaatataaaaaaataataaaatcatcatCCAAtcaaataataacataataaaataaagatacaaaggGGGAATTGACACCAATGGCATATTATGAGCCGCGTCCTGGGCCTCTGGCCCGGGCatgcatcctgctccctgctgtcCGCCGGTCCCAGTGATGAATGCCTCCATTCTGTCCTTGCAGAGCGAGGACTCGGACGAGGACGAGCCTTGTGCAATAAGCGGCAAATGGACTTTCCAGAGGGACAGCAAGAGGTGGTCCCGGCTggaagagtttgatgtcttttctTCAAAGCAGGACCCAGCCCCCAGGGCCCCCGATGACACCCCCCTGAAGAGCGCGGCGAGCCATGAAAGCATGCTGACGGACCTCAGCGAGCGCCAGGAGGTGGCTTCGGTCCTCAGCCTCAGCAGCACGGGCAGCCTCCCCGTGCATGCGCCGCGCGCTGGGGACACAGAGACACCCCGCACGAACTCCGTCATCAGCGTCTGTTCCTCCAGCCACTTGGTGGGCCACGATGACTCCTTCTGCAGCCTGCCCTCTCCCAAGGAACTGTCCAGCTTCAGCTTTGGCATGAAGGGCCACGAAAAGAATGCCAAGTCCAAGACGCGCAGCCTGCTGAAACGCATGGAGAGCCTGAAGCTCAAGGGCTCGCACCACGGCAAGCCCAAGGCGCCTTCCAAGCTGGGGCTGATCATCAGCGGGCCCATTCTGCAGGAGGGCATGGACGAGGAGAAGCTGAAGCAGCTCAACTGCGTGGAGATCTCCGCGCTCAATGGCAACCACATCAACGTGCCCGCGGTGCGCAAGCGGAGCGTCTCCAACTCCACGCAGacgagcagcagcagcagccagtcGGAGACCAGCAGCGCTGTGAGCACGCCCAGCCCGGTCACCAGGACCCGGAGCCTCAGCGCCTGCAGCAAGCGGGTGGGCATGTACTTAGAGGGCTTTGATCCGTTCAATCAGTCCACCTTCAACAATGTTATGGAACAGAACTTTAGGAACCGCGAGAGCTACCCGGAGGACACAGTGTTCTACATCCCGGAAGATCATAAGCCTGGCACTTTCCCCAAAGCCCTCTCCAATGGCAGTTTCTCTGCCTTGGGGAATAACAGCTCCGTGAACTGGAGGACCGGAAGCTTCCACGGCCCCGGCCACATCAGCCTGAGGCGGGAAAACAGCGACAGCCCCAAGGAGCTCAAGAGACGCAATTCCTCCAGCTCCGTGAGCAGCCGCCTGAGCATCTATGACAACGTGCCAGGCTCCATCCTCTATTCCAGTTCAGGGGACCTGGCCGACCTGGAGAATGAGGACATCTTCCCCGAGCTGGATGACATCCTCTACCACGTGAAGGGCATGCAGAGGATAGTCAATCAGTGGTCGGAGAAGTTTTCAGATGAGGGAGACTCGGACTCAGCTCTGGACTCAGTCTCTCCGTGCCCCTCCTCACCTAAGCAGATACACCTGGATGTGGACCACGACCGAGCCACACCCAGTGACCTGGACAGTACGGGCAACTCACTGAATGAACCCGAAGAGCCCTCGGACATCCCGGAAAGGAGGGATTCTGGGGTGGGGGCCTCCCTGACCAGGTCCAATAGGTGAGACCCTTGCTTCCCTCTggagattgggggagggggggcagggagggactgCTTCCACCCTTGTGTGGGGGAAATGGGGTCAGGTGTGGCATTTGTAGCCCTGCTGGTTCCCAAGAAAAGTGACAGACCAGGAGATCTAAACATCCAAAAAGCATAGAGACTGTTTAGCGGGTACAGTGTTTCAGTTGGGAAAGAGGATGTAAGCCCTGGGGGTGACTGCTGGTGATCCTTGTGCAACAGTGTGAAGGTGTTCAAGGCCTCTGAGCTGCACACTTCACGGTGGTGTATTTTACCccagtgggggaagggaaagaatggGATGGAAGTTGAGTCCTCTCTGTTCCTAAGACGAGACACCAGCGAGCAGCCACTGCGGGTTTTGCATCTACCTGTTGAAGAGCCCTTGTTCTCACTCCCTCCCCGACTCTCCTCCCGCAGGCACAGGCTCAGGTGGCACAGCTTCCAGAGCTCCCATCGGCCGAGCTTAAACTCCGTGTCTCTGCAGATTAACTGCCAGTCGGTGGCCCAGATGAACCTGCTGCAGAAATACTCACTCCTAAAGTTAACCGCCCTGCTGGAGAAATACACACCTTCTAATAAGCATGGCTTTAGCTGGTAAGGGTTAATTAACTGTGCTCAGTCAACTAACTGGAGGGGTTTGGGGTCAGTTCCTTGAAGCTGTCCCAACTCCGATTTATGTAACAGTTCTATCCTTTATGGATACCTTTAGACGATCACCCAAATTGAATGTCTGCATTCTTGAGGCCCTATTTGATACTGCTCAAGTCAGTTGCACTTTAGGGAATAAGCAGTGGAATTGCTTGAGTGAGTTTCAGCTCTCATGATTGACAAATCGCTGGTTGTTGGGGTGACTCTCTCACACTGTGGAGCTGCCTTCTTCCCAGGGTTTGGCAGAACccgccagggcacctgggtggctcagtagggtaagcatctgactcttttttttttttttaagattttatttatttgacagatcgagatcacaagtaggcagaggtaggcagagagagagaaagggaagccgaccccccaccgagcagagagcccgatgcggggatccatcccaggatcctgggatcatgacctgagcctgagccaaaggcagaggctttaacccactgagtcactcaggcactccagcatctgactcttgatttcagctcaggtcatgatctcaggatcgtgagattcAGCCCCTCGTTGGGTTCTGtgatcaacagggagtctgcttgaggattctctctctctctctctctctctctctccatctctccctctgcccctcccccctctctaaaataaataaatcttaagaaaaaaaagaaataacccacCACAGTTACTTAAATATATGTACAGTATCAGAtcatatttctgcaaagaaagaaagaaaaattttgttcATATTATGGGATATTGAGACCAACTTTGAAACATTCGACATTTACAGCATCTGGCCTTATAACCCTCTTCGTGTAtgtttttagaaatcatttttgaTATAAATATTTGAAGCATCACTCAAAAAAATCTGCCTGTGCTAAAAAATTCAGGTTATGTTTTTTTCTAATAGAATCTTAAACAGTGAAGAATAAACACAAGGGATCCACTGCTCTGAGATAGTGTAGACTAAAGTATATGTGAAGGTGAAATTCATCAGATGAACATCAGATGTTCATCATACTTTCAAGAATATGGCCCTtgggagcacctggtggctcagtgggttaaagcctctgcttcagcgcaggtcctggaatcccagggtgctgggagcaagccccacattgggctctctgctcgacggggagcctgcttcctcctctctctctctctctctctctctgcctacttgggatctctgtcaaataaataaatacaatctttaaaaaaaaaaaaaaaagaattcggcCCTTGGCGTATACAGCACAGCTGGAGACCACTAGGCCACGCGGGACATGCATGAGACCTGATACGTGCGTAACTTAAGTTCTCTGCTCTCGGTGCGAAGCAGACCCCTCCCCCTAGATTGACATCCAAGTGCATCTTCGTGTCTGCAAGGTATCCTTCAGCCTTTTCACTCTTCTGAGTGTTTATCGTCCCAGTTGCACAATCtgctttttataaaaacagaaacagcccACTTCTCTTAGTAGTGGCCAGAGGTACCCGGGAGAGTCagcagtgttctctctctcctcaggaCTTGTAGTGAGTTTAACTTCAGCATCAAAGCACCTCCCGTTCAAAGGCTGTTATTATGTGAGCCTCGCTAAATACAGAAGTTGTTTGTTCTGAATGACAGAAATAAGTATTGACCGGTTTATCCCCACATGCTTCGGATTCTCGGTGGAGATCGTAATGTGTTCTTTGCACATTCCGCCGCCAGGCTTTTCTCCCCCGACAAAGCGAGTATTATACACACTTAGAGCTGCGATACCATATACTTAActgtatggaaatgcaaatttggCTCTGCGCTTTAGTCTTACCTTTCGTAGGGCTCTAAACGGTAATGTGTCGTGGCTGTTGGGGAAGCCCTCAGCAGGCAAAGCAGCCTGTCTTCTGCAGTGTTCCTCTGTGCTCAAAGCCCGGTTTTCCCTGCTGgctgtttaaaaatacatattttacattctcGTTTCTGAGTtgcccacccccttcccaccAAACCCTCAAGAATCTGAAAGTCCGTATACTTCTCGAGTTCTGCTCAGTTTTTCCAGTGAGTCAAAACCAAATGTAAAAGCCTTGCATTGTGGGATccgtggaagagggagaaattctATGCAGTTCTTTTCCTGTTCGGCCTTGCCCTTTCTTGTCCCATTTAGAGAGGTCACTTGTAGAGCTGAAATTTCTGCTTGACAGCATTAAATGCATGACATCGGTTTCCTGCTGTTCCATTTACTGCTGGGGCTGGACCTGGTTTTAGGACTCCGGGGAGCCTGGCGGAGGCTCACAAAACCTTcattgttcttttccatcttctttaGAAACCTAAAGATGTTATACTCTCCGGGGTCATCAGCAGGAGGATTTATTTTGACTTCGGGTCATTAGCTTGGCCCCCACTGTTGAGCTGTGGAGTTGGTTTTCATTATGTTGGACCAACACCACGCATCTGCTATTTCCTTATCCAGCATTACATGATCCATTTTATACCTTAAATGCTTTGAAACTCATCAAAAACTTAGAAATGATTCTTATTCATTTATAGGACAGACAGGAGCATGTTTTTCAAGTTGTCAAGAAGTGCCTTGTTAGGGTCCtgaatgttttctgtttctggtcCTTCCTGTGCTGCCATTTTGTGAGGAAGCCCATCGGCTCCCTTAAGAATATAGATCTGGTTCTCAGAGGTTATAGTGGAAAGAGAATCCCCAACAGAGAAAATGTTCCTGGGTCTCATAGCCCCCAACGCTCAGAAGATCCAGAATAGCCCTGTCCCACGGAGCTGTCTGGGAtggtggaaatgttctatattgaCTCCCCTGGTGACTAGATGGCCACAGATGGCTCGTGAGCGCTTGAACTGTGACCAGTACAACTGAGGAACTAAATTTGTAATTGTATTTAAATAGCCACCTTATTAGCACAGATCTAAAACCCAGAGGGTTTCCCTGCAAAGATGGATAAGGGTATACAGACAAATAAacatctctccccacccccactactGGTCTTTAAATAGGGCAGTGCCCAAGTTCATGAAGAGGATCAAGGTTCCCGACTACAAGGACCGGAACGTGTTCGGGGTCCCTCTGACGGTCAATGTGCAGCGCACGGGACAGCCCCTGCCCCAGAGCATCCAGCAGGCCATGCGCTACCTCCGCAACCACTGCTTGGAGCAGGTGAGGACCGCTGTGCGCAGGGCCTGTGGGACCGGTGAGCCTTGGACTCCGGCTTCCTTTCTGTAATCCTGCTGTGGAAATCCTGCTTCTATCCTGTCATGTCATGTTTTTCTTCCTACAGGTTGGGCTCTTCAGAAAATCCGGTGTCAAATCCCGGATTCAAGCTCTGCGTCAGATGAATGAAAGTGCCATAGACTGTGTCAGCTACGAGGGCCAGTCCGCTTATGATGTGGCAGACATGCTGAAGCAGTATTTTCGAGACCTTCCTGAGCCGCTAATGACGAACAAACTCTCAGAAACCTTTCTGCAGATCTATCAGTGTAAGTGTTCTTTGATCTCCATGTTGTCAGCCTTGGGGAAAAGAGGGACCAGCTGAAACCTGTGGCTTCCTTTCATGCCGTTCTTTGGAACCTGCACGATGACCTCTTCGAAATTTGTGTCACcggtttcttccttttctccttgtttGTGGAACAGGTTTCTGTATACCTGTtgaataatacaaaaacaaatttccCTTATCATTCTCTAATTACTGGTGCAATTACACATTCTTacattcttttttgggggggattggggcagagggagagagaaagaaacttcagGAGGCTCCATGCCAAGTGCAGAGTCCAATGtcaggctcgatctcatgaccctgagatcatgacttgagccaaaatcaagagtcacactcttaacccactgagcctcccaggtgctcccCACATTCTTACATTCTGATCCAGGAGCtcacattttcatttgcttctagaACAGTGTCATCGAAGATGCTTAGAAGAGCAGGTACCAAGATATTTCTGTTGATTCGCGTCTCTGTAGCCGGGCCTGTTGTGTTTAAAACTTCACAGGTGTCTGTGTGTTTTATCTtgctgtaaaatgaataaataatctttttctgtTATTCATCTCCACTTCTGCCAGAAATACTTGGGAAAACAATACCCATGCCCTTCTCACTTTTAAGTAAAGCTTAAAGCAAACAGTTGTCTAAATTAATGATCAAGATCAGGATTACAACATTTACAGCCCCGTGTTTTTCTTGGCTCAGTGTGGTGTTAGAGCGATGTAATATAAAAGCAGCTTCTCTCTTCGTGCTCAAACTGTCTTTAAGCCAGCACATTGGACTTTATTTTATGAGAAATGGAGCTGATCtggattatttcattatttatttcatcCTTTCAGATTTTATGAAAACACAGGTCACATTTTCCCCACCAAGGTATTTGTTATGTATTGTAACCATGGAGCTGTTTTAATCAGTATGTGCTATGGAGCTGGACTTGAGTGACTTGATTTTTCCACCACATGCCTCTTAAAAGACAGATTTGCCTAGTAAAGGAGACCTGAAGGTTGGGTCCAGCTTTTTCTATGTGTATGTTATTTTACTGGCTTGTTTCTcaagcatatatttttatactcCTTTCTCAGTACGCTTTCCAAAACTTAAAGAAATTACTAGAAAAATAGCTGTTATTTCAGCTAAGTGTTTTAGCAACTTCCTTTCCACATTTTACGAATGAGCAGATCAGTTAAAATTCTGGAAAGTCCCCAGAGATACTAAGCATTTTGTGTCAAGGCTGAGAGAaagtttttattcctttgtaCATATCTTAGATACGATTTTTCACTGAGACTAAAGCAAAGTATAAATGTGTGTAATGTTTTCAGTAATCGAGAATGGTAAACTagggatttctttaaaaaaatacttagaaaaggAGAACTAATTTCTGTAAACCCAAAGAACGTCATATCTGGAGTTGAACTCCGAGGTGGATTTAGGGGAGGATATTGGCATTGTAGGTGTTGAAAAATTTTCAACTCCTCCACAGACAGGAAATACTTGAGGCTAGTGACGCTGGTGGCGGTCCCTAATTTCTTCCATATTAACCTCAAGTACACTTTCTGCAAGTGCTTATTCAGTACTGGGCACAAGGTCTTTGGGGCCGATGTTTGCTTTGGGACGTTTCCTCACAACGTGCGTGAACAGGCGCTGAGCTGACCGGGAAATGCTGGTGTTGTGCAGGTGTGCCCAAGGACCAGCGCCTCCAGGCCATCAAGGCCGCCATTATGCTCCTGCCTGATGAGAACCGGGAGGTCCTACAGACCCTTCTTTATTTCTTGAGCGATGTCACAGCAGCTGTAAAAGAAAACCAGATGACTCCCACCAACCTGGCTGTGTGCCTAGCGCCCTCCCTTTTCCACCTCAACACTCTGAAGAGAGAGAATTCTTCTCCAAGGTACGGGTCCAACAAGATGTGCACACAGTACGGCGCTCTGTTCTTCAGACCGGGGCGGTCTACCTTTCCTTCTCGGTTGTCCCTCTGGGTTTGCTGGATTCACACCTGAGGCAAGCAAATAGGAGTTTGCCTCCTTCCTTCACAGCCCTCCTTTCTTGTCAGTCCTGGGGGTGTGAATTTCTAGACAATTTCATGGCAACCAGGTTTTGAGAATTAGATTTGGGTATGTGCTTTGCCCTGACCCTCCAtggcaacctctgtgaccttgccGTCACACTCTCTGCCAGCCAAAAATCACGTGGATTTCTTGATCTCAAAACTGGATGGAAATAAAGGTGCTTGCGGCTGTGGCTTCCGCGGGCTAGAGAAAGCCAAGCCCCCAGCCTGTGTTGGAAGTTCTAAGGCAGTTAGCTGGGTCTCAAAGAACTAAGGATAACAGTGAGCCTCAAAGCCAGGACATGGCCTAAGCCCATTGTGTGCAAAGCTTCTCTTTGGATGTATATAAGCTGGGAGTGGCTGAAGAAGTCAGAGGATCTGGAAAATATCAAAGGCTGTTATTTGCTCAGCACTTACTCTGACCCAACCACCGGACTACACCCTTGACGTTCATTCTCTCCTTTAATCCTTGTCACAATTCGAGGAGGTGAAGATCCTGGCAGGGAAATGAGACTGTGGGGAGGGTTAGTTTAATAAGTAACCTGCCCACATCTGATGGGGAAATGGCCCAGCCCATTAGAACTGTTTATTGCTGTGAAGGCCTCACGTAAGGGCCTCACAGCGGGTAGGTCAGAAAGGAGGCCCTCACTGGACTGTACCCTGTACCTCCAAACCATCCTGCTTATCCTTTCCTCAGCTCCAAAGGTACTGGGCGGTTGCTCTTTCACTACAGGCCTAAGGCCTGGTTGTGCTAGGTGAAGTTAGCTTTGCTTCTGAAAGCCATACAGtacttaaaatatctttttatctcATTCTCTCGTGAACTGAGCTATTCCATCTTCAATAGCATAGGGAACTAGAgatga
The DNA window shown above is from Neovison vison isolate M4711 chromosome 11, ASM_NN_V1, whole genome shotgun sequence and carries:
- the DLC1 gene encoding rho GTPase-activating protein 7 isoform X3 yields the protein MGDPEAHVMARSLRAPLRRSFSDHIRDSTARALDVIWKNTRDRRLAEIEAKEACDWLRATGFPQYAQLYEDLLFPIDISLVKREHDFLDRDAIEALCRRLNTLNKCAVMKLEISPHRKRSEDSDEDEPCAISGKWTFQRDSKRWSRLEEFDVFSSKQDPAPRAPDDTPLKSAASHESMLTDLSERQEVASVLSLSSTGSLPVHAPRAGDTETPRTNSVISVCSSSHLVGHDDSFCSLPSPKELSSFSFGMKGHEKNAKSKTRSLLKRMESLKLKGSHHGKPKAPSKLGLIISGPILQEGMDEEKLKQLNCVEISALNGNHINVPAVRKRSVSNSTQTSSSSSQSETSSAVSTPSPVTRTRSLSACSKRVGMYLEGFDPFNQSTFNNVMEQNFRNRESYPEDTVFYIPEDHKPGTFPKALSNGSFSALGNNSSVNWRTGSFHGPGHISLRRENSDSPKELKRRNSSSSVSSRLSIYDNVPGSILYSSSGDLADLENEDIFPELDDILYHVKGMQRIVNQWSEKFSDEGDSDSALDSVSPCPSSPKQIHLDVDHDRATPSDLDSTGNSLNEPEEPSDIPERRDSGVGASLTRSNRHRLRWHSFQSSHRPSLNSVSLQINCQSVAQMNLLQKYSLLKLTALLEKYTPSNKHGFSWSLNRAVPKFMKRIKVPDYKDRNVFGVPLTVNVQRTGQPLPQSIQQAMRYLRNHCLEQVGLFRKSGVKSRIQALRQMNESAIDCVSYEGQSAYDVADMLKQYFRDLPEPLMTNKLSETFLQIYQCVPKDQRLQAIKAAIMLLPDENREVLQTLLYFLSDVTAAVKENQMTPTNLAVCLAPSLFHLNTLKRENSSPRVMQRKQSLGKPDQKDLNENLAATQGLAHMIAECKKLFQVPEEMSRCRNSYTEQELKPLTLEALGRLHHDAPADYQHFLQDCVDSLFKEVKEKFKGWVSYSTSEQAELSYKKVSEGPPLRLWRSTIEVPAMPEEILKRLLKEQHLWDVDLLDSKVIEILDSQTEIYQYVQNSMAPHPARDYVVLRTWRTNLPKGACALLLTSVDHDRAPVAGVRVNVLLSRYLIEPCGSGKSKLTYMCRADLRGHMPEWYTKSFGHLCAAEVVKIRDSFSNQNTETKDTKSR
- the DLC1 gene encoding rho GTPase-activating protein 7 isoform X4, with amino-acid sequence MGDPEAHVMARSLRAPLRRSFSDHIRDSTARALDVIWKNTRDRRLAEIEAKEACDWLRATGFPQYAQLYEDLLFPIDISLVKREHDFLDRDAIEALCRRLNTLNKCAVMKLEISPHRKRSEDSDEDEPCAISGKWTFQRDSKRWSRLEEFDVFSSKQDPAPRAPDDTPLKSAASHESMLTDLSERQEVASVLSLSSTGSLPVHAPRAGDTETPRTNSVISVCSSSHLVGHDDSFCSLPSPKELSSFSFGMKGHEKNAKSKTRSLLKRMESLKLKGSHHGKPKAPSKLGLIISGPILQEGMDEEKLKQLNCVEISALNGNHINVPAVRKRSVSNSTQTSSSSSQSETSSAVSTPSPVTRTRSLSACSKRVGMYLEGFDPFNQSTFNNVMEQNFRNRESYPEDTVFYIPEDHKPGTFPKALSNGSFSALGNNSSVNWRTGSFHGPGHISLRRENSDSPKELKRRNSSSSVSSRLSIYDNVPGSILYSSSGDLADLENEDIFPELDDILYHVKGMQRIVNQWSEKFSDEGDSDSALDSVSPCPSSPKQIHLDVDHDRATPSDLDSTGNSLNEPEEPSDIPERRDSGVGASLTRSNRHRLRWHSFQSSHRPSLNSVSLQINCQSVAQMNLLQKYSLLKLTALLEKYTPSNKHGFSWAVPKFMKRIKVPDYKDRNVFGVPLTVNVQRTGQPLPQSIQQAMRYLRNHCLEQVGLFRKSGVKSRIQALRQMNESAIDCVSYEGQSAYDVADMLKQYFRDLPEPLMTNKLSETFLQIYQCVPKDQRLQAIKAAIMLLPDENREVLQTLLYFLSDVTAAVKENQMTPTNLAVCLAPSLFHLNTLKRENSSPRVMQRKQSLGKPDQKDLNENLAATQGLAHMIAECKKLFQVPEEMSRCRNSYTEQELKPLTLEALGRLHHDAPADYQHFLQDCVDSLFKEVKEKFKGWVSYSTSEQAELSYKKVSEGPPLRLWRSTIEVPAMPEEILKRLLKEQHLWDVDLLDSKVIEILDSQTEIYQYVQNSMAPHPARDYVVLRTWRTNLPKGACALLLTSVDHDRAPVAGVRVNVLLSRYLIEPCGSGKSKLTYMCRADLRGHMPEWYTKSFGHLCAAEVVKIRDSFSNQNTETKDTKSR